The DNA region ttaattctATCAGATTAAATCcataaattagtaataaaaaattagcaaatttaCTTGAGTCGTTACAAAATGTGTTTGCTTCAGAGGTTGCTTGCATTCATTAAATTATAGAGCGAGCACCATCGCCACCGAAGGGAGGGTGTCACGAGACGTCATCATCATCGAGCGCAAGAAACATAGATATCATTTTGTTATTAGCAAAATCATGTCTCAGTGTCGTTATGCAATCATAGAGAACACCACATCCAGGACGTTCTCATGTCGTTTTCGGCAGAAAAGAATTCGGATTAAAATAAAGGttgaaaatccaaattataagaaaattcCTATGTTTATTCTCATAACGGTAATCTTAAAAAACGTTTCTCAGGCTcgttgaaaagttttttttttttttattattattggcgCTAGAAcgattaatgaatttttctcCTATTTCAGAACCATCGTTCCTGCTGGACGACAAAATGCTCCCCTTATTGGACGAGGTGGAACCTCCGCGTGCGGTACCGGTCATCTTCAAATCCGAGTACTTTAAACCGTCGGAGGAGCACACCTACTTGTACAACGAGTTCGAGAAGGTGTACTTGGAGCTAAACAACGGCACGCTCACCCCGCCCCAAAGCCCTCCAGTCATGACCACCCTTGGACCGCTACTAGGAACATACGTACCTGTACCCAAAGAAGCCATATTCTCACATGTACCTGAAAAACAAGCCCCTGTCCAACAAGTGCTCTCTTTCTCCCCCGTAGTACCGGACGTGAACTATTCCACCATGCACACTCCCCAGCCGGATATCGCGCGCGGGCTGGCCGTAGTAGATGAGTTGGTACGCAGCACCGTCGAAGATATGCAATGGGCCAGTGGCCCTGCTTCGCCGGAAAGCAGCAGCAACAGTAGCAGTTTTGGGGATAGCTCGTCTTCGGAAGATCCGGAGTGGGTTCCGGAACCGATCGAGAACTATAAGGACACGTCGTTCAGCCCGGTTCTGAAACAGGCGAAGAAGCGGTCGAAGCCGTACTCTCACAGTCCCgacgataaaaaaaacaggaagAAGGAACAGAACAAGAATGCCGCCACTCGGTACCGTATGAAAAAAAAGGCGGAGGTAGAGGAGATCTTGACTGAAGAGAAACAACTGCAGGATGCTCACAGAGAATTGGACGGGAAGATCACGGATCTCCAAAGGGAGATCAAGTACTTAAAGGGGTTGATGCGCGATCTCCTTAAGGCCAAGGGCGTTATCAACTAAACACAGCAAGTTTAGGTTTTTATTATCGTTGTCAAATGACTGATGTTTGTTcagcaaattattttaattttcaattattgtcaTGTTATTACGGTTAAATTGCGAGCCGATTGATAGAATCGCATTAAACACAAGGGAAGATGTTTTAAGTTATAAGTTAGCACGTAGGTAAACGGCCCCAAGATGAGTGCGCTTTGTCCTAACTTCACAGGCCTGCGCGCTGATCTTGTGAGCcgatcttttttttatctatcaatttaaaataggaaTAAGAAGCAgtttatcatttaaataacTAACACGTCATTTCCGCTAACACGTTACTAATTAATCAGAAGCAGGTGGGACTTAGTTTATTGCGAACTATTGCAACTTCAATAAGTACTCGGCGTATAATATGTTATAACCAATCTTAATAgtgaatataattttgaaaatagaatAGTATTGTTACTTATACTGAATTCGCACGTCCAAAATTtgtctgaaaatttcaatttccttcATTTGTAAGATCAGAatcagaaaattaaagttttgcgGTGCCAAACACATTTACCATATATATGCTCAAAAACATCTTAACGTGGTGCAACGTAGATGTGAGTAATGAAACTGAACGTTGagtagtaaaataaattttcctttgtttAGCAGTTAGTGATTTTTAGTCTCCT from Euwallacea similis isolate ESF13 chromosome 20, ESF131.1, whole genome shotgun sequence includes:
- the crc gene encoding activating transcription factor of chaperone isoform X1, whose product is MIFPSQLHIQADLQDTLNMHSLPQWKEEPVSPLSNEEVSLLDNTFYQSALDDLKFEDGHFEDCESKAEVASQILENLEKLVDLDELIKSEPSFLLDDKMLPLLDEVEPPRAVPVIFKSEYFKPSEEHTYLYNEFEKVYLELNNGTLTPPQSPPVMTTLGPLLGTYVPVPKEAIFSHVPEKQAPVQQVLSFSPVVPDVNYSTMHTPQPDIARGLAVVDELVRSTVEDMQWASGPASPESSSNSSSFGDSSSSEDPEWVPEPIENYKDTSFSPVLKQAKKRSKPYSHSPDDKKNRKKEQNKNAATRYRMKKKAEVEEILTEEKQLQDAHRELDGKITDLQREIKYLKGLMRDLLKAKGVIN
- the crc gene encoding activating transcription factor of chaperone isoform X2 — encoded protein: MALCYEPSFLLDDKMLPLLDEVEPPRAVPVIFKSEYFKPSEEHTYLYNEFEKVYLELNNGTLTPPQSPPVMTTLGPLLGTYVPVPKEAIFSHVPEKQAPVQQVLSFSPVVPDVNYSTMHTPQPDIARGLAVVDELVRSTVEDMQWASGPASPESSSNSSSFGDSSSSEDPEWVPEPIENYKDTSFSPVLKQAKKRSKPYSHSPDDKKNRKKEQNKNAATRYRMKKKAEVEEILTEEKQLQDAHRELDGKITDLQREIKYLKGLMRDLLKAKGVIN